One genomic window of Branchiostoma floridae strain S238N-H82 chromosome 4, Bfl_VNyyK, whole genome shotgun sequence includes the following:
- the LOC118412991 gene encoding fibropellin-1-like, with protein MVSCPSDWQCQDEGSHFICLGSSREYEPYPCSGAPCPDGMNCQEYLTTVDTWSFFKVQASGQMTNANVKATCEAAGMRYPCYHSGTDGCTSAWTPGCITFDDAGFSYRTHSVLSAKLCGSTDGYGSRCEPLDDTFVYMPIYVPALDSSWGVDYQTHTYGLYGANYHNKYALCAGNAGLINFDECSSAPCQNGATCQDGFYSFTCQCAPGFTGTLCETDINECSSAPCRNGATCQDGANSFTCQCVPGYVGTLCVTDIDECSSAPCQNGATCQDGVNSFTCQCAPGYTG; from the exons ATGGTTTCCTGTCCGTCTGACTGGCAGTGTCAGGACGAGGGTAGTCATTTCATCTGTCTCG GGAGCAGCAGGGAGTACGAACCCTACCCGTGCAGCGGCGCCCCCTGTCCAGACGGCATGAACT GCCAAGAATACCTGACAACGGTTGACACTTGGAGTTTCTTTAAGGTCCAGGCTTCCGGTCAGATGACCAATGCCAACGTCAAGGCCACGTGTGAAGCGGCGGGGATGAGGTACCCGTGCTACCACTCAGGTACGGACGGGTGTACCAGCGCCTGGACTCCAGGCTGCATCACGTTTGACGACGCCGGTTTCAGCTATCGTACCCACAGCGTCCTCTCGGCAAAGCTGTGTGGGTCAACTGATGGGTACGGCAGCAGGTGTGAGCCCCTTGATGACACCTTTGTGTACATGCCTATCTATGTGCCTGCCCTTGACAGCTCCTGGGGAGTGGACTACCAGACTCACACCTACGGCCTGTATGGAGCAAACTACCACAACAAGTACGCCCTATGTGCAG GCAATGCAGGTCTTATCAATTTTGACGagtgcagcagcgccccctgtcagAATGGCGCAACATGCCAAGACGGTTTCTACAGCTTCACCTGTCAGTGCGCACCTGGGTTTACTGGAACTTTGTGTGAAACAG ATATCAACGagtgcagcagcgccccctgtcgtAATGGAGCTACATGTCAGGACGGAGCAAACAGCTTCACCTGTCAGTGTGTGCCTGGTTACGTCGGAACTCTCTGTGTGACTG ATATCGACGagtgcagcagcgccccctgtcagAATGGTGCTACATGCCAAGACGGAGTGAACAGCTTCACCTGTCAGTGCGCACCGGGGTATACTGGA